CCCGGCATGATCGGCACGCCGCGCGGTGACTGGCCCTTGGCATTGACCGAGAGGTAGAGCTTGTTGCCCTGCTGCTCGATCGTGAACCACTTCGAGTTGTTCTCGCCGTGGCCCTTGCCCTCGAATCGGTTGATCCAGCCCATGAAGACGGCCAGGACCAGCGGCAGCTCGCGCTGCGACAGCTGGATGGCGATCTTGCGCTGCCAGTCATACTGGCGCGTGGCGCTGGCCTCCGCCGCTTCCAGGCGCACCGTGTGCACCTTGGCGCGGGTCTGGTCGGCGCTGAAACACAGCGCCGCCTTGCCACCGTAGATGTGCTGGCTAAGGTACTCCTGGTCGGCCGACGCTTCCGCCGGCTCGGCCTGGCGGGCCTGCTGGCGCTGTTCGTGACGCTGATCCTGGCGCTGCGGCTCCGGACGATGCTCGGTGCGCTGCTCTTGACGGGCAGCCGGCTCGCGCCGGCCGCTGTCACGCCCCATGTGCGCGCGGCCCGGGATGTCTTCGTCGAACTCCGGCGGGGCAGGGCGATCGTCACCATGCGGCGCGTCGCCACGAGGGGAGGGCGCCGGCGCCGCTGCTGCAGGTGCTCCGCGGCCCGGGCGGTAGTGCATCGCGTTGGGCATGACCACCGCCGTCGTGGCGGCGCCGCGCGCCGGAGGCTGCGCAGGCGCTTCGGCGGCCGCAGCTTCGGCCTCGAGGTGGCGTGCGATCGTCAGCCGGATGTAGCGCGCGTTGTCGCCGTCGGGTAGGCCGGCTTCGTCCCACTCGCGGACGCGCATCGCGAAGTCGGGGCCCTCGGCCTTGCCGATCGCCACCATCGTGCGCGTCGAGAGCGCAGCCAGGCGGCCGCGCTGCAGGCGCTGGATTGTCGACTCGTGGCAGGCCAGCAGCACGCCGCGCAGGTAGTGCGACTCGCGCGCGGAACCTCGCTTCGCGCCTTCGAGCGCGCGCACGAGCATCGTCCCCTCGACCTGGAGGATCTCGTTGATGATCTTCTCGTTCGGGGTCGGGATCTTCAGCGCGCGCACGGCGGCGGCCAGCTGGGCGGGGTCGATGTGCTTGGGTTCCATGAGCGCATTATAGCTAGCTTCGCTATCTTTGCTAGCATTGCTGCACATGCGTTACACTCGCGGCCATGAATCGGGAGATCGAACCGGCGCCGCCGGCCGACAGGGTGCAGATGAACGTGAGGCTCCGGCGCGACCTGGTGCAGGAGTTGATGCGCCTGGGCGGCCTGGAGCAGGCCGAGACGGGCCGCCGCGTCACCCAGCAGCAACTGTTCGAAGCCGCCGTCGAGAGCTACGTCGCTCAGCTGCGCAAGAAGCACGGCGCGCCCAGCAAAGGGTGACGACCCCGCTCCCTTGATCGGTGAGCTGGTCCGCGGCCGCGTCGGCTACCAGATGTCGACGTCGAGCGCCTTGACGAGCTCCTCCATCGGATCCACCGGCAATCCGTTCCAGAGGAGATCTGCCGGCCTAGCCACATTCAGCGACAGGAGCACTGGTGAAAGCGGCAGACCGATCGTCTTGGCCACGGCGCGCATCGTGCCCAGGTCCCGAAGTGTCGCTGGCTCGCTGTCACGCCACGCGCGGATCAGATCGAATGGAAGCCCTGTCTTCGTACAGGCCTCTTCCAGCGACTGCGAGAAGGTGGATGCGATGAACTCATCAAGCACGACCTCTGGGTGCCCGGCAAACTTCGCGCGGGAGATGTCGCCGAAATACTGAGCGAGGGCATGAAGCATCTGCTGCTTCGACTCCGAGCTACCCGCGAGCGCACGATCCAAGAGCGACTGGATCTCTTCCTTCGGTGCGTCTCGGTCGCCTATGCGATTGATCAGCGCCTTCATTGCATCCATGTCCACCACCCTTGCGGGATCAAACATGGCACTGGCCAACGCGCGTATGTCCTCCGTTCTGAGGACGTCGGCCAGGAAGAAGATCCTCACGCACGGACACCCGAGGAACTGAGCAGTCTTCTCGATCTGCGCGCGCCCGAGGTGATCGTAGATGCTCAGCGGGCGGCTGTTCGGCTTCGCGTCAAAGCATTCGAGCAGGACGTCCGGATCAAACCCGCACGCCGTCGCGGCATCCTCGAACTCGATGCCTCTCTCAATGGACTTGTCGATGATCGCCTGGTACAGGCGCTCCGCGATCATGCGCGCCTCATGAGATGGCTGAGACCAGTGCTCCAGCCTGGTCGGCGCTTCGCTTCAGCTGATCCGCCAGCCACTTCTGCTCCACGCCTAGCGAGCCGAGAGTTTCGCCACCGATGCCTTCGAGCACCGACTCGATGCCGTCCCCTCTCAGCGCGCCGCTCGCCGACACGCTCCCGCAGTAGACGGCCGAAGGGAGCCCGCGTGGCGCTGCGTCACGCGCGATGTACTGCTGCACTGCCTCAGTGATCGTCGCTGGCAAACCCCACCGCCTCAGGAGCTCGCCACCGACCTGGGCATGATCGAATCCAAGCACTTCTTTCTCGACTGCGGCACGTGCCGGAAGGTCCATGGCGACTGACCGATCGCGCACCTGCTGAGCCTCATCCGGCAGAGTGAGGTGCATGACGAGCACGCCCAAGCTGTGCAGCAGGCCTGCGGCAAACGCCGAAGACCCCTCGCTACTGCCTCGCGCCGTGATCGCCGCCGCCACCTGCCCAGCGATGGCGCTGTGCATCCAGTGGTTGGTCATGTCCACGCCACGAACGGTCCCGACTGCAGACATTGCGCATGACGCGAGGACCAGCACCCTGAAATCGCTGATTCCGAGCACCCGAATCGCGTGCTCGATCGTGCCTACGCTGCCCTTGCTTCCGTAGAAGGCGCTGTTGGCCAGGCGCAGCGCTTTCGCGGCCACCACCTGGTCCTTGGCGATCACATCGGCGATCTGACGCATGTCCGAACCATCGCTTCGCGTTACGCGGTCGAGCTCCAAGACGACTTCCGGCAGATGCGGCAGTCGTGTGGCCTGTCCAAAGACGCGGTTCAGATCGCTCATATAGACCCCGAATTCTAAATTTCGGCCCACCTGTCTGGAAGGTTTATTCGCGCATGTTGCCGATCTCCGTGGGCACCGTCCACCTGGACCCCGCTCCACCAACCTTCCGACAGGAGAAGCTCATGCTGACCATCGCTCAACAATCACATCAGTCCCGTGATCTCGCTTTCACCGTCGTCGGGTTCTTTCCGAGCGGCGAGGGCTACTCCGACACCGTGCTCGCTCGCGACCCCGAGGAAGCCAAGATCCGCGTCATCTCGGATCTGCGCTACTCGGAAGAGGGCGGCGATCTGGAAGTCTCCTGCGTCCTGGACGCCGCCGGCAAGGTGGTGGAGGACTCGACGGCCGACGCGTTCGACATGCTTGTCGAATCCGACGCCCTGGAGATCCTGATCACCCACCTCCGCGAGACGATTCCCGGCCCGGCCACCTCGGCCGCGGACGCGTCGGAGGCCAGTGAGATCGACATGCTCAACACCTACCTCGAACTGTTCGAGCTGGTGCTGAGCGACGCGCCCCACGCGCTCGATGGCCTGACCATCGGTGCCGACGGGTACGCGGACGAAGACCTGACGTTGCGCTTCATCGACTCGATGGGCGCCGACCACGAGATCATCCCCGCCGAGGCGCTTCTGCACCTTGCGAGGAAGTCGCTTCAGCTGGGCTTCGGCCCGGCCGCCGCGCAGATCGAGTCCCTGGCCACGCGGGCCCGCTCCGCGGTGAGCCTCGCGGTTCTCGAGGCGATCTGCGAGTCGTGATCCGCCAGGCCTGCGCCCCGCAGCCTTCCACCCCCGCCCCAACCGGCGGGGGTTTCCTTTTTCCTCATCCGCCGCGCGCAAAGCATGTCCGGCCTCGCCACGCCCGTCGTCACCCTCGCTGTTCGTCATCACCGGGCATCCCGACAACGTGCGAAAGCACATCCAATCATGCTCAAGTCTGACCACACCACAGTCGGCGCCTCGGCCGACCTGATCGTCTGGCGCTGGCGCAAGCCCGGGCCCTACGAGTTGCTCTTCCTGCGCAAGGGCGCGACCTGCTTCTACACGAAGCGCGGCAACGAGATCCTTTGCCACGTCGTGCGCGCTCCGTATGGCGCCCTGGACCAGGCGACCCAGGTGGTCTCCGGCGACTCTGCTGCAGCCGTGATCGCCGACCTCTCCAAGGACGGCGCGATCGAACACAGCATGCCGGGCGACATGCCTCACTGGACCGACGAGGGCGTTCTGCTCGACTTGGTCACCCCGGCGGCGGTTCAAGCGATGTACGCAGCCCCGGCTGCCACACTCGAAACCCTGGAGTTCTGACCATGGAAAAGCTCGACTTCTTCCTGTCGCTCGTCACCGAGAACCCCGTGACGCTCAACAAGATCGGCGACAACAAGGCCTTCCCCGGCTGCGAGGAGTACGCGATCGATCACCTCCGTCTGACGCCAGGCTTCGAGCTGGGCGACTTCATGGAGGACAGCACCGTCTCGGTTGCCGAGGAGGTGTTCGTCGTCGACGTGTCGCCTCCTGGTGCCGAACCGAGCAAGGCGGCTCACGCCGTGTGGCGCGTCGCGCTCAAGAGCGGCCCTGTCGCCTTGATGCGCGTGCGCATCACCGGTGTCGAGGACGACCAAACGGCAGAGATCATGCTCGAAGGCTCCGGCCAGGTGATCGAGGATCTCACTCTGGAGCCCTACCTGCAGCTGTCGATGGTCGAGGCCGCGCGCCGCGAAGCCTTCGAAGAGCTCAACAAGATCGCTCTGGCCACGGCCAAGCTGATGAAGGGCGTCACATCGCTGTTCGGCGACCCCGACCAGCAGGAAGCCGCAACCGCCACGCTCGGCCAGGCTCTGTCGTTCGCCGACTGACCAGCCTCAATCCCTCCAAGCCGCCCCTTCGTGGGCGGCTTTTTCTTTCAGCGGAACAACAAGACCCGGTTGGTGGTGGCAGCACCGCAAGCGGCGGCGGCGACGAGGACGAACACGGTTGTGTAAGGCCAACGCGTCTTATAGGCCCATGTTCTCGATTACCAAGGGCACAGGCCAACGCAAAGACCTTTGCACATCCCCCAACCCTTCAGGAGCTCCCAAATGACCCTCGTCCTCTGCGCTATCGCCATCACCGGCTACATCCTCAGCCGTCCGGTCGTTCGCCTTGCGGACAACCTCGGCTGGCTGTGATCTGAACCCGCTCTCGAA
This portion of the Methylibium petroleiphilum PM1 genome encodes:
- a CDS encoding HDOD domain-containing protein, whose protein sequence is MSDLNRVFGQATRLPHLPEVVLELDRVTRSDGSDMRQIADVIAKDQVVAAKALRLANSAFYGSKGSVGTIEHAIRVLGISDFRVLVLASCAMSAVGTVRGVDMTNHWMHSAIAGQVAAAITARGSSEGSSAFAAGLLHSLGVLVMHLTLPDEAQQVRDRSVAMDLPARAAVEKEVLGFDHAQVGGELLRRWGLPATITEAVQQYIARDAAPRGLPSAVYCGSVSASGALRGDGIESVLEGIGGETLGSLGVEQKWLADQLKRSADQAGALVSAIS